A segment of the Populus alba chromosome 9, ASM523922v2, whole genome shotgun sequence genome:
ATTGAGAGACCATGTCTCAAGGACCCAGAGGAAGCAAGCCATGATACTTATTTGCCGAATTCAGCTCATTCACCTCATATACCAAATCATTATAGATCTAGTTCTTTGCAACACACTGAGTCTTTTGGGGCTGCTAGTTTAAATTCCGATTCTCAATATGCAGATACTAGAGTCAGTGATCTTTCACTTCTACATTCATCTAGTAACTGTGTCACATCAAATGGTTACCCTGAGAAATTAGTCAGCAGTTCTGCTTGTTCAGATAGAAACATAGAGCGCTCGTTTTCTCTCTTGAATGGAGTGGAAGGGAAGAACATGGGCAGATCACTGGGTGATGCTGATAGCAATGGTGCTCTGGATGTGGGTGAGAGCAGCAtcatttcaaatatattatcacTAGATCTTGATGCCTGGGATAACTCGTTAACATCACCTCAGAATTTGGCCAAGTTATTGAGTGAAACAGACAAACAGCCTAGTTCTCTCAAAATGTCAAGTAACTGGAAGGTACAAAATAATAACAACCAGTCTAGATTTTCCTTTGCAAGACAGGAGGAGTTGAGAAGTCAAACACTGGGTGTCGATCCATCTCATAATGTATTTGGGAAGTTGTCAAAGAACTATTCATCCAACCAGGATTTTGGTGAAAATAGAAATTCATATTTGGAAAAGCTTGGGATTGGTAATAGTTTTTCATCCAGCATTTTCGAAGAACCTGAAAATTTTACGTTCAGTCCTTCAACTTTCTCTTCTAACAGGCCTCCTAGTAAGTATTTTCTCCAACTCTCCAAGTTCTATGCTCTTTGCTTTTTAGTGCTACActtatgtttctttttctattttttttagtttttaattgggGACAATATGGTAAAATaacaacttattttatttagggtGTTCTTGAGTTTTGAAAGGTAAAAGCTTGTGAATGATGGTTTTGTAGGATGTAACCTTACCATCTTTTTAATGCTGACTTTGAAATTTCTTCCTTTGCTTGAGCTCTTATAACAAGTTTTATTAAATTGTCATGAGTTCTGTATGCTGTTATATAAGCTTCCTGTATTGAAGAGGACTAAAATAGTTTTTGGAATGTtgtgattaaatttgataagcTGCCATGCATCCCACGGTGGCCAGACTAAAAGCTTTTGATCATTTGCAATGCATGGATGTGGACTATTAATGCCATACCAACATGACTTCATAAATTTCTACAAGTGCATGGTTATCACCACATGCAATCCCATTACTAAAACTAGATagtttcattagttttttctgcCTCGTATAAAATCTCATCTGGTTTTGAGGCCTCTCCTGTTCCTCTATTAACCCCGACTTTATCTCTGTTCTCTATTTACTGTATttgttagtttattttcttagcatttgtttatgttttgtatTGTATTTGGTGTTTGTTTAGCATCTTGTTATCCTCAAGTATTTACCAATTTTCCTTGTGTCccacaaattcttttttttttgtgcacgGTAATCAACTgatattttttcccctttctttgGGGTGTCAATTAACAGTTTCAAGATCTCAAATTTCTGCCCCACCTGGATTCTCTGTGCCAAGCAGAGCACCACCTCCAGGCTTTTCTTCTCATGAAAGAATGGAACAGAGTTTTGACATTATATCTGGTTAGTCATTCTCATCCAGggtattaaatttgattatgaTTTTCAGCTGATATttatcttccttttccttttgcagGGAATCATTTGCTTGACTCATCTTCCTTTCTGAGAAATTCATTTCAGTCACCACCAAATGGCAATGCTGGTAGTGCTGGagaaattgaatttatggatcCTGCAATTTTGGCTGTTGGAAAAGGGAGACTTCAGGGCGGGCTTAACAATCTAGGAGTGGACATGAGATCAAATTTTCCACAACAATTGCATCATTTTGATAACGAGGCAAGACTTCAACTACTAATGCAAAGATCTCTGCCCCCACACCAGAACACAAGATATGCTGACACTGGGGATAGCTTTTCTTCTCTCACTGATTCTTTTGGCATTTCTTCAAGGCTTGTGGATCAATCACAAATCAGTGGTTTATCCCCTTATGCACAGCTGTCCTTACATCAGTCGAGGAATGGGCTTATGCCAAATGGGCGTTGGGATGGCTGGAATGAGGTTCAGGGTGGCAACAGTTTGCGTATGACAGAGCTTCTCAGGAATGAGAGAGTGGGATTCAATAAGTTTTACACTTCTGGTTATGAGGATTCAAAATTTCGGATGCCCAGCTCAGATGACTTGTATAACAGAACGTTTGAGATGTGAGTTTTGTGGTGGGGGCCTTTTTAACCTCGTTATCAAGGGTCAACCAAGAAAAAAGAGATTTGTGTGTTTATGTTGGTTTGTACTGAAGGATGAGACTGACTCGTAATTGGCCTCATTAAGCAGCCTGATGAAAGATCACCTCCCAAAATCCAGGTCTTGAAGGCAGCAGGTAAGGttaaattctttaaattcaCTTGTTTTGGACTACATTTATTCTGTTTTTTGCAAGGTGATTGAACTTGAGACTGCACATTattctcatcttttttatttttcctaaacTTAATGCAATAATCATATGAACATGCAAGTGATGGTATATGTACAACATGACATTAGCAGGTGACCAAAACTTTCTACTACTTTTGAACACCCTTcgcataattgaaaaaaataattaaatccgTATCATATGAATGTGGTGTTGGTGGACAGGTCttccaatttaaaaaatctcttGGATTGAGTGGGTCCAAGGCGTCCAATAGTCATCTAAATTCATGGCATCACTTCGATGCACCAAAATTTCTGAAGCATAACTCTGAAATTAGACAAAATAATAGCAACATTGGTATGAAGTTTTAACTCTGTCCACCATGACAATACGATCTCATAAGTGGGTTTATTTGTGTTTTGCCTCTGCAGGAGAACTGAAGCCACAAACTTCATAATCATACGAAAAAGATGTGCAGTCGGAGTGCTGGACATTGCTGAACTGTCAGGTTGATCCTCCAGGAGGTCTCTAGTGTCTCTTATTTACTGGAAGTAGTCAAGTTTAGTTGCGCAACTTGCGACTAAATAGAagaagtttggattttttttttcttctgagtTTTATACTCCCTCTATAAATCTATACATTTCCCATCAGAAAGTTTGTTGGAAACGGTTTTTTGAGGCCTTTTTCTCATAACAATGCTTAATGAGTGGTTTTCCAATAAGCTGATATACCAAGTTTCGTCTACTTTCTTATTGGAGTAGTATCATTTGTTATGTTAAAATTGCATTTTGGACTGGGATCGGTCTCGGGAAACCTTGTTCTAACAGGAAATGTTAAAAGAAGGTGCTCAAGAGGTGTCTCAGTTTGGCTTGTTCCAAATAGCCTCCTCAACTTTCACCGCACCCCATACCACCATAATAGCAACAGAAATAACATGTAAAGGATCACAAAAAAGAACACATGAGGCTGTTAGTGGGTGAAAATTGAAGGTTTCCTTGAGAACCTATACGCTCaaccatttgttttattttgaatatattttcagtttttgataatttcaatttcatcttttctttgttAATCTCTTGGATGATATTGAGATGCCTGAAAGGGAGATTGAAACGCACATACTCTCTTTTATCTGTCAGTGCTGCGTCAAACACTGGAAGGAAACAACAAGAAGGGGAGAGGCTGTTGCAAAATTTCTGCCAAATAGTCATCAAGGGAAGGGTTTTTCATAGTTACTGGATTCCAGCTCGCCCTTAACTCAGCAAATTCTAttccaaataaaatcaagtgtaAGAAATTGAAATGTGACTTCTTGATAGGCTAACAAAAGGCTGTTACAGCCAAATACCCATTGTTCACATGAGATTATGAACTAGCATCACAGATACCTCATACAAATCTCACGGCCGCTCCTCCAATCACAAGAGACAACTCAAGAAGAACATGTTCATTTCCAAGGCTTCAACTCCAGGCGGGTTGAGGGAGAAAAGGAGAGATTGTTGATATAAACCTGCAAAAAAGAAGCAGTAACATATTGTGGCTTCGATTTCATATGACCCTGTTAACACATCTTTCAGTTTGGATGGTCACAAACAGTGATTTGCAGGTGGGAATTATCTTGCTCAGCTACATATTGTCTGATAGAAGTTCTTCTCCACCAGACCTGAACGCTTTCTGCATATTGGGGCCATCGTCCCCTTGCTAAGAAATCGGCCAAACCAATTAAGGAAAATAGCCTGTTGTTGAAGCAATGGAATGGTAAGAATTGTCTAGCAGAGTCCATCCTCCATGCAAAGTCTTCATAAATAGCTTCCAACCAGGTAGCTAACAAAGAGAATCTGACGTCTTTCGGTACCAAGTCATGTCCTCTTCCAATTGCGCAATGCATAGTCGTGCACTAATCTTGCTGATTTCGTGCCGGTACACCGTCGGAATTCTGGAATGGGAAAGTGCCAGCTCCTCCTGATCTGCCCGCAGTTTCACAAATTCACCGCCAttatttttgagcattttcttCGGTGCTTCTCTCCCCTGACATGGTTatcacttaataaaaatatcattaattctATCAATTAGAAATTTGCTCGTCCAGTTTTCTATTCCGTTGGCAATGAAAAGGATAccagatttttcaatttttttttgtttattatgatTTCAAAGCCAATAATTGATCAGCAAAATTATATACTGACCTTTAATAGaatgaaagaagaagaggaagaagaagatggcagTAGCAAAGCTAGACTACAGTtcgattaaagaaaaaaaaaaaaaccttgttggAGCTTAATCATTACCCAAACAAAGATTGATTACCAGtagcaaaattatttttgtgcgCAGTCTTAATCAATCCAATTGAAATGTTCTTGTGacataaagtgtttttaaatattaaaaatgacagCGTTATTATTAATCAATCttttttgcaaattaaaaataaaatattcttttataaaagaatcaattattaattctagctcattatatttttttgtgattattaTGGATGTTCAGGCTAATTTgcgcgtacctcgactaattttacgggtcttaaagttaacgaccatgtaaacctccggtaccattatattagcaattatATGACTCAAACCTAAAATCACAGGGAAAACAAACCCTTTATCCCAAGATTTTATTACTATACCACCTATTGTTAGCTCATTATATTAGCAGCATTGGTGATAGTTTGAGTAGTACCATAGTAAGAGCATCTCTAATCGAGAAGGTAAATGAAGAGccaaaagaaaaattttgtACTTTTagcctttttatttgtttatgtcaACTCCAATCGGGTAGTTAAACTTACAGCTAAAATAGATGTTGAGTACGgttatttctatcttttttttttgtagcaaaAGGCAAATGAAGATGTTAgcaactatttttttctctgttgaTTTATATCCGTTGGccaacatttttattttgtatcgtTGGCCAAcattaatgtttttcatttaaaagcaAAACCAACCGAaggaaggaaaacaaaaggaaggacAACATTTAagcaaaacataaagaaaaaaaacttacctGCAAATTTCACCCTTTTctctgatttaaaaaataagaattaattattctcttgttaattaatttaatataaaatatatcaaaatataattgatttttctaaatagctttttactATTGAAATGCACATAATCAAACaagttatatttatactattcaaaaagtTATTTTCTCTATTTGGCTCTTTAATATAGCATTTTTCATTGGAGATGCTTTAATAGTTATGTGTCTGCATTGTCCATTGAgatatattactttttttttttaacataagacaatataatttttatcaaaatttttaattataaataaaaaataatatatgttattaataaaataaatcaagaattttatataccaataaatattaaaaaagttttgaataccaataaaaaattaaatcatattaagatatttgatttgttgagtGGGGAGCTCttgagtttcttttattttgttattttcgaataagtttttttttctctttctaaacataaaaactaaaaataaacaaaaataagttccaaaaataaaatgtaaaaagtaaataacagcagtagccaaaaacaaaatttaccaAATTCTCGCTAGACATGTTGtttgcttttatctttttcagaaaaatagccaaaatgtaattttctttgtaaatcaaagcaaaatgtaattttttttctttgaaaattcaaacacctcgataatattcattttttaaaattaaaaatctaatcttTGATATGATCCACAATCATAGCACGAGTAAATCCTACTACTGTCAAACAAGGGAGAAATACCCGCATTTATGTTCGTTGTTGATTAACAACTTGAAACCACAAATTAAGTAAGCTTTcgagggaaagaaaaggagaaactaCTCTAGATCCGCAGAACTCTCAGTTCTGTTCCTCTGCATCTCGCCATTTCTTCCATCTTCTCCATGAATGCGAAGGGCAGGGTGCGTAGCTAACAAATTACTGAaagcagaaacaaaatattaggAACATCGTACTTCTTTTCCCAAGAGAATAGAATGTCCTCTGCCCAGCAACGCACGACACAAACTGGAGGCTTCAGAAAAACGATCGCCTGGTTCTTTGTCATTGTCGGCACGCTTTACCTCATCTACTCTTCCCATGTTATCCTAAACAACGATCGCCGGTGTCTTGCGACCGAAGAAAATCTAGAACATCTTACAAACTTGTCCACATCAATCCAGCTAAATGAACAGGACAGTAATTTTGAATCTCCTCCTCCTGTACTTTCTAAGAAATCACAGGATCACAACACTGAGCTTAAACACATTGTTTTCGGGATCGCAGCTTCGGCGGATTTGTGGCAGAAAAGAAAGGAGTACGTAAAGGTGTGGTGGAGGCCGAAGCAGACTAGAGGGATAGTCTGGATGGATAGACAAGTAAGGAGCCCTAGTAATGAAGGGCTGCCTCAGATTAGGATTTCGGGGGACACGTCCAGGTTCAAGTACTCGAATAAGAAAGGACATAGATCGGCTTTGAGGATTTCGAGGGTGGTTTCGGAGACGTTGAGGCTTGGATTGAAGGATGTGAGGTGGTATGTGATGGGCGATGATGATACAGTGTTTATTGTTGATAATGTGGTCAAAATACTTTCGAAATATGATCATAGGCAGCTTTATTACGTTGGGAGCTCGTCAGAGAGTCACCTTCAGAATATATATTTCTCTTATTCCATGGCATACGGAGGAGGTGGTTTTGCTATTAGCCAGCCATTGGCACAAGAGTTGGCAAAGATGCAAGACAGGTGCATTCGGCGGTATCCAGGATTATATGGCAGTGATGACAGAATCCAAGCTTGCATGGCTGAGCTCGGGGTGCCGCTCTCCAAGGAATCTGGGTTTCATCAGGTTTAATTTAAAGGCTTTATTCAAACTCTAcagttttataaataattttctcaGCAGGAATTAAGGAATTGAATGGAACGAATACGAAGTTCTTCGTTTGTAAAAACCTGTAAGCATTAATTAATTACGAGCTTAATGAATATCTTAATTCCAccaatatttttgaaaagcttCCGACGAAGAAACGATAATGTTTTCGGAAAGCTAGGGCCAGGAGaggcaatttaattttgataagatAACGTTCTGTTGCGCGTGCGCGgcgcgcgcgcgcacacacacatatatatatatatatatatatatatatatattatcatctgGATTGTTAATTTGTTATGCTTATGCAGTATGATGTATATGGAGACCTTCTAGGGCTTCTGGCAGCCCATCCCGTGGCTCCACTGGCTTCACTTCACCATATCGATGTAGTGCAGCCAATATTCCCTGGCATGAGCCGAGCCGGAGCTCTCCAACACTTGTTCAAGTCAGTGCAGCTTGATTCAGCTAGCATAATGCAACAATCCATCTGCTATGACAAGAACAGGTACTGGTCCATCTCAGTCTCATGGGGCTATGTTGTTCAAATCTGGAGGGGAGTCGTCTCTCCTAGAGAGCTTGAGACTCCGGCAAGAACCTTTCTGAATTGGTATCGAAAAGCTGATTATACTGCATATACATTTAACACAAGGCCCGTGACGAAGCACCCATGTATGAAGCCCTTCGTTTTTTACATGAGCACTTCTAAATATGATCGAGCTAAGAAGCGAGCGATCGGGGTCTACACTCGCCGTAAATCACCATCCCCTTATTGCCGGTGGAAAATGGCATCCCCAGATAGAATTGACTCTATTGTAGTATTGAAGAGGCCGGATACCCTTCGATGGCTCAAGGTAATACctattttctttgaaagaatatgattttctttaatgttattCCATGGGTGCTAATTATGATGCGTTTTTCTCTTGCCATCTTTCAAACAATTGGTCACGCAGTGTCTCAGTCCAAACTCCGAAGGAACTGATTAATAATAAACTCACCTAAATGATCATTATATACTCTGCTTAGAAATTTAGTGAAAGTCAGACACAACAGTAATAGCACCCAGGCAGCCAGCAGCTTGCAGCCAAAATCTTGTAAGGTTGATGCATTTACTGACTGAATGCAGCTTGTCTTGCAGTCACCGAGAAGGGACTGTTGCAGAGTTCTGCCAACAAATAAGGCCTCGACGATGTACTTGTGGGTTGGCAATTGCAGAGATGGTGAGATCAGTGAATTCCAGCGACCataagttatatttatttttttctttctcggaTCATACCATCCCAATGCCTTAATTTCCCGGAGAATGCTGAATGCATACAGGAATCAAAACAATACCAAGGGTATAAAATAGAACAGAAATAGAGCTCATTTTTACTAGTTTGAGCTGCTGCAACAAAGAACTCAGGTTTTCAATAGCCACTTCTTTGCTTCATTCATAGGGGTAAATTTGATACAACACCTAGTTTAAAGGTGCTCTCTCTATTATCTTCTCAAAGTGCTGAAAATCATATTTTGGTACCTACTTCTgctgcaattaaaataaaattctgagTGATAGTTTCCTCACCCCAGACCACACTCCTATTGGTtgcaattcttttttgtttggttgcacTTGAATTGGATTCTAGTATATCTACAGTTTCATTTCATTGGATGGAATAGCATGGAATGATAGAGTCTCGGCAAAGCATAACCTCCATCCAATTTCTTGGCAAACTACATTGTCATGTTCATGCCACTTCATGGGTGCTGTCTACGACTTGTTTTACACCTAACAAACACATGAACCTGAAAAATTTGATCCTTACCTTCTGGTTAAAACTCCCACGAAAACCCTGCCTCATCGTGAAGGCTTTCCTTGGATGAAAAGAAATGCGTTTCAACTTTTAAAACGTCTTCATATTGTTGCGTATGCCATGGAATATACCAAGCCAGTGCACCTTGTGTCCAGAATAGGAAGAAGATGATCAATGTTCCGGGTAAAGCAGTCCCATTTCAACTTTCCATTTCCAGGTATAATGCTAAATTCAATGACAGGAAAGAAACTATAGACAGGTGTGCCAAAAAGAACACTTCAGTGAGATTAGAGAAGGGCAATTATTACTTTGATTATTCAGGGTAGAATATATAGAATGTGAAATAATTTCTAAAGAGAGGCATCTTACATCAAAAGCCCGGCTGTCATGTACCCCTGGAAAAACGAAAGGGCAGGAATTTCTCTGAGAGGATGAGGATGGAACTATAGCCAGATATCTCCCAGGTTACAAAAATTGATACCCGGCACTAGGTATATTAACACTGCAAAAAGGTGTTGGGCACTCGATTCCTAATTTTTCATCCTCCATATTAGTCACTCGTGAGCCCACCCTATGCAATTTGTGCTACATCATTGTCCTCTGTCCTTATCTAATCCAGGACGAGATGGGCTCCTCCGAGAGTCTTGGACAGACTGGATTTGGGGATCATATTTGTGAGATGCCAGATAGTTCAGAGCCATAACCAAATCGGATACAGCAGGGCGCATATTGGGCTGCTCCTGCACACACATTGCGGCAATGGCGAGGGCTTGGTATAATCCTCTTATTGGATATTGACCTTGAAGCAAAGGGTCAACCATGCAAGAGAAGTTCCTCCGGTCTTTGAACATGGGTCGTGCCTGCAAGCAAATCCAATGTATTTCATAAGTCTGTCATCACTATTCTACTCTTTGGTTTAACAATTTTCTATCTTTATACCTCGATTTTCAAAAAGCAAGCACGCCCTTCTTAACACATACTCACAGTTAAGCCTTGTTGAAGAAAGCTACGTGTCAACTATTTATCACGAAGTTACAAAATTTAAGATCTTACATTCAAAATCCTTTTTCCGAGCCAAAATTATCAAGATATTATAGTTATAGTCAACTTGAGTTGTTAACCAAAGAATTTCAAGACTCAGTTAATTGTTATAGAGATTTCTGTTTTATTAGCACTGGAAGCAATCTACAGAAATAACAACCATAAATGAAACCATAAAACCGCATCATCTATATTCCACACTAGTGGTGTCATCAGAACCAATTAAACATGTAGAACCAGTTTGATCAGCCAATTGCCAAATGACATCAAAACATTAGGCTGCTTCTCGATTTTTATAATAACCAGTTAAGAGTTGTCCGAAAAACAAGTGTCCTTGAAAGCACAGTTAAGCTGAATTTTAAGAACAAAGACCTTTGCAGTAATGTAAAAACAAGGACATCAATCAGATATTGTCTTACCCATGCAACTAGATTCTGCTCACCACGTTCTTTTCTTTGATCAATTGCTTTCCTGCCTGTGATGATCTCCAAAAGAACAACCCCGAAGCTATAAATATCTGATTTAAACGTCAGCTGACCTGTCACTGCATAATCTGGTGCACAGTATCCGTAGGTGCCCATAACCCTTGTAGAAACATGAGTCTTATCTCCGCTGGGTCCCACTTTTGCCAGACCAAAATCAGATAGCTTAGGATGATAGCCCTCGCCAAGAAAAATGTTGGAGCATTTTAAGTCGCGGTATATAACAGGAGGTTTCATTTCATTGTGCAAATACTCCAAACCTTTTGCTGCACCAGCAGCTATTTTCATTCTTGTGTTCCAATCAAGCGGTTGCCTATTGGGTGGAATATCTGAAAGCAGAAATGACAGAGGcgaaaatgttaaaagataaaagaatagtAATTGGTAAAGCACAAATGTAAACAATGAAAACGAGAATGCAATGCCAAGGAGACCTGCATACCATGTAAATGATTTTCCAGAGATCCTAATGGCATGTACTCATAAACCAATAGCCTCTGATCTCCCTCAGCACAAAACCCAATCAACTTGACAAGATTTGGATGGTCTGCTAGACTTAAAGTCACTACTTCAACTACAAACTCCCTAATCCCCTGAACTCCATTTCGATCAAGTTGCTTGAT
Coding sequences within it:
- the LOC118053759 gene encoding probable serine/threonine-protein kinase PBL5 encodes the protein MGFLCCSGKPSKRSESSSINENNSNIKRKDQTQVTSGSLKMKPYVNNLSKEGESKDDQLSLDAKSLNMKDEISKDRRSNGKQAQTFTFEELAAATSNFRSDCFLGEGGFGKVCRGYLDKINQVVAIKQLDRNGVQGIREFVVEVVTLSLADHPNLVKLIGFCAEGDQRLLVYEYMPLGSLENHLHDIPPNRQPLDWNTRMKIAAGAAKGLEYLHNEMKPPVIYRDLKCSNIFLGEGYHPKLSDFGLAKVGPSGDKTHVSTRVMGTYGYCAPDYAVTGQLTFKSDIYSFGVVLLEIITGRKAIDQRKERGEQNLVAWARPMFKDRRNFSCMVDPLLQGQYPIRGLYQALAIAAMCVQEQPNMRPAVSDLVMALNYLASHKYDPQIQSVQDSRRSPSRPGLDKDRGQ
- the LOC118053760 gene encoding uncharacterized protein isoform X3, with product MERKKSHKAKTKPYEGRKQLSSVRVIQRNLVYIVGLPLNLADEDLLQHREYFGQYGKVLKVSMSRTAAGVIQQFPNNTCSVYITYSKEEEAIRCIQSVHGFVLDGRSLKACFGTTKYCHAWLRNVPCTNPDCLYLHEIGSQEDSFTKDEIISAYTRSRVQQVTGAPSSPLWRSGSMLPPPADDYCNNSSASAAKPVVKNASDNIMSNDQGSPPTGSAGRSMALPAAASWGTRASNQPQATSLTQSNGPIRLKPDTTSGMVALSSAVASTSQGSMLQNDVGRKVACDEESQSMNGKGKLDLKSAKHHVSLDSQATAPEKPVINDATATVTLSNQSSCPLPSMYNGWDSDVLPNVAKSFDGTQQSRESEKEGFAIPNGNFQNSLPDISSMKVDSNIRSELSGVTRTSSFSDGSMIKSPGNQGLQPTYAEQYCEPTSLAAERTGALEYVVCASSEQLDWRTDQPMHAIRSTVSEVEEDILAIERPCLKDPEEASHDTYLPNSAHSPHIPNHYRSSSLQHTESFGAASLNSDSQYADTRVSDLSLLHSSSNCVTSNGYPEKLVSSSACSDRNIERSFSLLNGVEGKNMGRSLGDADSNGALDVGESSIISNILSLDLDAWDNSLTSPQNLAKLLSETDKQPSSLKMSSNWKVQNNNNQSRFSFARQEELRSQTLGVDPSHNVFGKLSKNYSSNQDFGENRNSYLEKLGIGNSFSSSIFEEPENFTFSPSTFSSNRPPISRSQISAPPGFSVPSRAPPPGFSSHERMEQSFDIISGNHLLDSSSFLRNSFQSPPNGNAGSAGEIEFMDPAILAVGKGRLQGGLNNLGVDMRSNFPQQLHHFDNEARLQLLMQRSLPPHQNTRYADTGDSFSSLTDSFGISSRLVDQSQISGLSPYAQLSLHQSRNGLMPNGRWDGWNEVQGGNSLRMTELLRNERVGFNKFYTSGYEDSKFRMPSSDDLYNRTFEM
- the LOC118053758 gene encoding uncharacterized protein; amino-acid sequence: MSSAQQRTTQTGGFRKTIAWFFVIVGTLYLIYSSHVILNNDRRCLATEENLEHLTNLSTSIQLNEQDSNFESPPPVLSKKSQDHNTELKHIVFGIAASADLWQKRKEYVKVWWRPKQTRGIVWMDRQVRSPSNEGLPQIRISGDTSRFKYSNKKGHRSALRISRVVSETLRLGLKDVRWYVMGDDDTVFIVDNVVKILSKYDHRQLYYVGSSSESHLQNIYFSYSMAYGGGGFAISQPLAQELAKMQDRCIRRYPGLYGSDDRIQACMAELGVPLSKESGFHQYDVYGDLLGLLAAHPVAPLASLHHIDVVQPIFPGMSRAGALQHLFKSVQLDSASIMQQSICYDKNRYWSISVSWGYVVQIWRGVVSPRELETPARTFLNWYRKADYTAYTFNTRPVTKHPCMKPFVFYMSTSKYDRAKKRAIGVYTRRKSPSPYCRWKMASPDRIDSIVVLKRPDTLRWLKSPRRDCCRVLPTNKASTMYLWVGNCRDGEISEFQRP